The Arachis hypogaea cultivar Tifrunner chromosome 19, arahy.Tifrunner.gnm2.J5K5, whole genome shotgun sequence genome has a window encoding:
- the LOC112752000 gene encoding protein NUCLEAR FUSION DEFECTIVE 4: protein MMLSGENGGARSKDFAVQVFTGRWFMVFSSFMIMSVSGASYMFSLYSREIKSSLGYDQSTLNLLSFFKDLGSNIGILSGLINEITPPYVVLTIGGVLNFFGYFIVWLAVSKKIAKPQVWTMCLYIFIGANSHCSTNTGALVTSVKNFPGVRGIVIGLLSGYLGLSAAIITQLYYAFYGSDTKSLLLLMAWLPTATAFLFLPFIRHHKGIQQKNDSKAFYNFLYMSLVLAVFLMIVIIVEKCFSFTQSEYYATTTVMLLLLVFLPLGVVVQEEHRIWKAKKHQQQLNCEDLPNPKPLNIITTEKPKEVTKPAQPSSSGSCWKDMFKAPNRGEDHTILQAIFNLDMLILFFATICGIGGNLTVVNNLSQIGTSLGYSPHSITTFVSLMAIWIYLGKIVQGVVSEFVITRFKIPRPFMLTSILLLSCVGHLLIAFNVPNGLYVASIVIGFCFGANWPILFSIISELFGLKYYSTLYNVGSIASPIGSYLLSVRVAGHFYDKEGLRQMAAMGLKRNPNEELNCNGAECYKLAFIVITAVCLFGALVSLILVYRTRELYKGDLYKKFREEDSSTINTAETEMAMSQYKTVVEPAAN from the coding sequence atgaTGTTGTCAGGTGAAAATGGTGGTGCAAGAAGCAAAGATTTTGCAGTCCAAGTGTTCACAGGAAGATGGTTCATGGTTTTCTCATCATTCATGATCATGTCGGTTTCAGGAGCAAGCTACATGTTCAGCCTCTACTCCAGAGAAATCAAATCATCATTGGGATATGACCAATCTACTCTCAATCTCTTAAGCTTTTTCAAGGACTTAGGCTCCAACATAGGCATTCTCTCTGGCCTAATCAATGAAATCACACCTCCTTATGTTGTCTTAACAATTGGTGGTGTCCTCAATTTCTTTGGCTACTTCATTGTATGGCTTGCTGTCAGCAAAAAGATTGCAAAGCCACAAGTTTGGACCATGTGTTTGTACATTTTCATTGGTGCAAATTCACATTGTTCAACAAACACTGGTGCACTTGTCACAAGTGTTAAGAATTTCCCTGGTGTTAGAGGTATTGTTATAGGCCTTCTCAGTGGCTACCTTGGCTTGAGTGCTGCAATTATCACTCAATTGTACTATGCTTTCTATGGAAGTGACACAAAATCTCTTCTTTTACTCATGGCATGGCTACCAACTGCTACAGCTTTTCTTTTTCTACCATTCATTAGGCACCATAAGGGTATTCAACAGAAGAATGATTCCAAGGCTTTCTATAACTTCCTTTACATGTCACTAGTCCTTGCAGTGTTCCTCATGATTGTAATCATAGTTGAAAAATGTTTCTCTTTCACTCAGAGTGAATATTATGCTACCACCACTGTGATGCTTCTCTTGCTTGTTTTTCTTCCACTTGGTGTTGTTGTTCAGGAAGAACACAGAATTTGGAAGGCCAAAAAACACCAACAACAATTGAATTGTGAAGATCTTCCAAATCCAAAGCCTCTGAATATCATAACTACAGAGAAGCCTAAAGAAGTGACCAAGCCTGCACaaccatcatcatcagggtcTTGTTGGAAAGACATGTTCAAGGCACCAAACAGAGGTGAAGATCATACAATACTTCAAGCAATTTTCAATCTTGACATGCTGATTTTGTTCTTTGCTACTATATGTGGTATAGGTGGCAACCTCACAGTTGTGAATAACTTGAGTCAAATTGGAACATCATTAGGATATTCCCCACATAGCATAACAACATTTGTTTCCCTTATGGCAATTTGGATCTACCTAGGTAAAATTGTGCAAGGTGTGGTCTCAGAATTTGTCATAACAAGATTCAAGATCCCTAGGCCTTTCATGTTAACATCAATACTTTTGTTGTCTTGTGTTGGTCACCTCTTAATTGCATTTAATGTCCCAAATGGTCTCTATGTAGCATCTATTGTTATTGGGTTCTGCTTTGGTGCAAATTGGCCAATACTTTTCTCAATAATTTCTGAACTTTTTGGACTTAAATATTACTCAACATTGTATAATGTTGGGTCAATAGCAAGTCCAATTGGGTCATATTTGCTTAGTGTGAGGGTTGCTGGGCACTTTTATGACAAAGAAGGTCTAAGGCAAATGGCAGCAATGGGACTAAAGAGAAATCCAAATGAAGAGTTGAATTGCAATGGTGCTGAATGTTACAAGTTAGCATTCATTGTAATCACTGCTGTGTGTTTATTTGGAGCACTTGTGTCACTGATTTTGGTGTATAGGACTAGGGAGTTATACAAAGGTGACTTGTACAAGAAGTTTAGAGAAGAAGATTCATCTACTATCAATACTGCTGAAACTGAAATGGCCATGTCTCAATACAAGACTGTTGTAGAACCTGCTGCAAATTGA
- the LOC112752001 gene encoding UDP-glycosyltransferase 74F2: protein MVDLTKYTLGTLATNRSIIQKSLKKMGEESKHVAHCLVLAYPAQGHINPMIEFSKRLIQRGLKITLVSTVSFWNTTTPHTLKSLSSSDPQNIQVESISDGYDNGGLAAAESLEIYKETFWKVGPRTLSNLIQKLASNNNPVDCVICDGFLYWALDVAKDEFGILGALFFTQPCAVNNIYFHVYKKWLELPLSESEYLIPGLPKLAASELPSFLYDYGSYPGYFDIIRNQFCNIHKADWVLANTFYELESQVVNWLKEIWPLKTIGPCVPSMYLDKRLLHDNDYGVSIYDQNIDSCIKWLNDKTKGSVVYVSFGSMAGLTEKQTEELAFGLKESDCYFLWVVRDCDHAKIPKWFLETNDSEKGLVVTWCPQLLVLTHDAVGCFLTHCGWNSTLEAICFGVPTIAMPLWTDQITNAKHIKDVWKMGVRVDADEKGLVRRESIGNCIKEILESEKGNEIKNNALKWRNLAKDSVDEGGSSDQNITEFVAKLAQLCST from the exons ATGGTTGACCTAACCAAATATACATTAGGAACACTAGCAACTAATCGTTCAATCATCCAAAAAAGTTTGAAGAAGATGGGAGAAGAATCCAAACATGTAGCTCACTGTTTAGTGTTGGCTTACCCAGCACAAGGCCACATCAACCCCATGATTGAGTTCTCAAAGCGTTTGATTCAAAGAGGATTGAAGATAACACTTGTAAGCACGGTTTCCTTTTGGAACACCACAACCCCCCACACTTTGAAGAGCCTCTCATCATCTGATCCTCAAAACATTCAAGTTGAGAGCATCTCTGATGGCTATGACAATGGAGGCCTAGCAGCAGCAGAGTCCCTAGAGATCTACAAAGAAACCTTCTGGAAGGTTGGTCCAAGAACTCTCTCAAATCTCATTCAAAAGCTTGCAAGTAACAACAACCCTGTGGATTGTGTTATTTGCGACGGTTTCTTGTATTGGGCACTTGATGTGGCAAAAGATGAGTTTGGGATACTTGGTGCTTTGTTTTTTACTCAACCTTGTGCTGTTAACAACATATACTTCCATGTTTATAAGAAGTGGTTGGAGTTGCCACTTTCAGAGTCTGAGTATTTGATTCCAGGTTTGCCTAAGCTTGCAGCTTCTGAGTTGCCATCTTTCTTGTATGACTATGGATCCTATCCAGGCTACTTTGACATCATTAGAAATCAATTTTGCAACATTCATAAGGCAGATTGGGTGCTTGCCAACACTTTCTATGAATTGGAGTCTCAG GTTGTTAATTGGTTGAAGGAGATTTGGCCACTGAAGACAATAGGGCCATGTGTGCCATCGATGTACTTGGACAAAAGACTTTTACATGACAATGATTATGGTGTTAGCATCTATGACCAAAACATAGATTCTTGCATCAAATGGCTCAATGACAAGACCAAAGGTTCAGTTGTTTATGTCTCTTTTGGAAGCATGGCTGGTCTCACTGAGAAACAAACAGAGGAACTAGCATTTGGTTTGAAGGAAAGTGATTGTTATTTCTTGTGGGTTGTTAGAGATTGTGATCATGCTaagattccaaagtggtttttgGAAACTAATGATTCAGAGAAAGGTTTAGTAGTTACATGGTGTCCTCAACTACTAGTGTTAACACATGATGCTGTTGGATGTTTTCTTACACATTGTGGTTGGAACTCAACATTGGAGGCCATATGTTTTGGAGTTCCTACAATTGCAATGCCACTTTGGACTGACCAAATCACAAATGCAAAGCATATTAAGGATGTTTGGAAAATGGGAGTAAGAGTTGATGCTGATGAGAAAGGTTTGGTTAGGAGGGAAAGTATTGGAAATTGCATAAAGGAGATTTTGGAGAGTGAGAAAGGGAATGAGATAAAAAACAATGCCTTGAAGTGGAGGAATTTGGCTAAGGACTCTGTTGATGAGGGAGGAAGTTCTGATCAAAATATCACCGAGTTTGTGGCAAAATTGGCTCAATTATGCTCTACATGA